The Mycolicibacterium smegmatis genome has a window encoding:
- a CDS encoding ABC transporter substrate-binding protein: MRRAPHPLALIAGLAIITSGATAGCTVANTARGGYDTDTLRIVLPQEPPTLEPCESSLTSTGVVVRSNITEPLIERDPQTGDLLPLLATGWHQTSPREWTFDIRPGVTFSDGTPFTAADAAFSIDRAVNSDLQCNVDGYVFGDDPLKVSAPDDHTVVVGTAKPDPILPLRISFIEIVPHTTSVTEKVREPIGTGPYEIERWEYGQKLVLHRNEKYWGAAPDFTRAEYQWRSEGSVRAAMVVNDEADIGTSVGPEDGAGDLGVPFPNNETTALRLTATEPPLDDLRVRQAINYSVNRTGIVKALYRGLGEPAAQLIPEGVVGHNEDLELWPYDPDRARELIDEARADGVPVDRGIRLIGRNSLFPNVTETVEVIQNELSKIGLNVKIEMMDTAAQLQYQLRPFPPNAGPFIALIQHGNQAGDAAFSVDQYMRSDGAQSAYGTPEFDSKIEAAGELTGEQRQQAYAQIFADEPDEIAQFAYIAHMTGVLAKSPRVDYQPNSATGDEMRLSQMTFAVDDTVEH, translated from the coding sequence ATGCGCCGAGCGCCGCACCCGCTGGCCCTCATCGCCGGCCTGGCGATCATCACCAGCGGCGCCACAGCCGGCTGCACGGTCGCCAACACCGCGCGCGGCGGATACGACACCGACACGCTGCGCATCGTCCTGCCGCAGGAACCGCCCACGCTTGAGCCATGTGAGAGTTCGCTGACCTCGACCGGTGTCGTGGTGCGGTCCAACATCACCGAACCGCTCATCGAACGCGATCCGCAGACCGGCGACCTGCTGCCACTGCTGGCCACCGGATGGCACCAGACCTCGCCCCGAGAATGGACTTTCGACATCCGCCCCGGCGTGACGTTCTCCGACGGAACGCCGTTCACCGCGGCCGACGCGGCGTTCTCGATCGACCGCGCGGTGAACTCGGATCTGCAGTGCAACGTCGACGGCTACGTCTTCGGCGACGACCCGCTGAAGGTCTCCGCACCCGACGACCACACCGTCGTGGTCGGCACGGCGAAACCCGATCCGATTCTGCCGCTGCGCATCTCGTTCATCGAGATCGTGCCTCACACCACGAGCGTCACCGAGAAGGTGCGCGAACCCATCGGCACGGGCCCGTATGAGATCGAACGGTGGGAGTACGGACAGAAACTCGTGCTGCACCGCAACGAGAAGTACTGGGGCGCCGCACCGGATTTCACCCGCGCCGAATACCAGTGGCGCAGCGAGGGCAGTGTGCGTGCCGCCATGGTGGTCAACGACGAGGCGGACATCGGCACGTCGGTCGGGCCCGAGGACGGGGCAGGTGATCTGGGCGTGCCGTTCCCCAACAACGAGACCACGGCACTGCGGCTCACCGCGACCGAGCCCCCGCTCGACGATCTGCGGGTGCGCCAGGCGATCAACTACTCGGTGAACCGCACCGGCATCGTCAAGGCCCTGTACCGCGGGCTCGGTGAGCCTGCCGCGCAACTGATCCCCGAGGGCGTCGTCGGCCACAACGAGGATCTCGAGCTGTGGCCCTACGATCCCGACCGCGCCAGGGAGCTGATCGACGAGGCCAGGGCCGACGGTGTGCCGGTGGACCGCGGGATCCGGTTGATCGGGCGCAACAGCCTGTTCCCCAATGTCACCGAGACCGTCGAGGTGATCCAGAACGAACTCAGCAAGATCGGGCTGAACGTGAAGATCGAGATGATGGACACCGCGGCCCAGTTGCAGTACCAGCTGCGGCCGTTCCCGCCGAATGCGGGCCCGTTCATCGCGCTGATCCAGCACGGCAACCAGGCCGGTGACGCGGCGTTCAGCGTCGACCAGTACATGCGCAGTGACGGCGCTCAGAGCGCCTACGGCACACCGGAATTCGACTCCAAGATCGAAGCGGCCGGCGAACTCACGGGCGAGCAGCGCCAGCAGGCCTACGCCCAGATCTTCGCCGACGAGCCCGACGAGATCGCGCAGTTCGCCTACATCGCGCACATGACCGGTGTGCTCGCCAAGTCGCCCCGCGTGGATTACCAGCCCAACTCGGCGACCGGCGACGAGATGCGGTTGTCGCAGATGACGTTCGCGGTTGACGACACCGTCGAGCACTGA
- a CDS encoding glucarate dehydratase family protein, with the protein MAHNRIRITGARVTPVAFADPPLLNTVGVHQPYALRAVIQLDTDAGLTGLGETYADTVHLERLQAAAHAIVGRSVFSTNVIRALISDALGGDRTGDGSGLAGMITSASVVDRVFSPFEVACLDVQGQVTGRPVSDLLGGAVRDAVPFSAYLFYKWAAHPGAEPDGWGAALDPDGIVAQARRMIDEYGFSAIKLKGGVFAPEEEMAAVEALRAAFPDHPLRLDPNAAWTPQTSVKVAAGLEGVLEYLEDPTPGLDGMAEVAAQAPMPLATNMCVVAFDQLPAAVAKNSVQVVLSDHHYWGGLQRSRLLAGICDTFGLGLSMHSNSHLGISLAAMVHLAAATPNLTYACDTHWPWRHEDVVAPGALNFCDGEVQVPATPGLGVEIDEDALAALHEQYLRCGIRDRDDTGYMRSIDPGFNASGPRW; encoded by the coding sequence ATGGCGCACAACCGGATCCGCATCACCGGCGCCCGCGTCACACCCGTGGCATTCGCGGATCCGCCGCTGCTCAACACGGTCGGCGTGCATCAGCCGTACGCGCTGCGCGCCGTCATCCAACTCGACACCGACGCGGGTCTGACGGGTCTGGGCGAGACCTACGCCGACACCGTCCACCTGGAGCGATTGCAGGCTGCGGCGCACGCGATCGTCGGCCGGAGTGTGTTCTCCACCAACGTGATCCGGGCACTCATCTCGGACGCACTCGGCGGTGACCGCACCGGGGACGGATCCGGTCTGGCCGGCATGATCACCTCGGCCAGCGTCGTCGACCGGGTGTTCTCGCCGTTCGAGGTGGCCTGTCTTGACGTGCAGGGGCAGGTGACCGGCAGGCCGGTGTCGGACCTGCTCGGCGGCGCGGTGCGCGACGCCGTGCCGTTCAGTGCCTACCTGTTCTACAAGTGGGCCGCGCATCCCGGCGCCGAACCCGACGGCTGGGGCGCCGCACTGGACCCCGACGGCATCGTCGCGCAGGCGCGCCGCATGATCGATGAATACGGTTTCAGCGCAATCAAACTCAAGGGCGGCGTGTTCGCACCCGAGGAAGAGATGGCGGCCGTCGAGGCGCTGCGCGCCGCGTTCCCCGACCATCCGCTGCGTCTGGACCCCAACGCCGCGTGGACACCGCAGACCTCGGTCAAGGTCGCCGCGGGCCTCGAGGGGGTTTTGGAGTACCTGGAAGACCCCACACCGGGCCTCGACGGGATGGCCGAGGTGGCCGCGCAGGCACCGATGCCGCTCGCGACCAACATGTGCGTCGTCGCGTTTGACCAACTGCCCGCGGCGGTCGCCAAGAACTCGGTGCAGGTGGTGCTGTCCGATCACCACTACTGGGGCGGGCTGCAGCGTTCACGCCTGCTGGCCGGTATCTGCGACACGTTCGGGCTCGGGCTTTCCATGCATTCGAACTCGCACCTGGGGATCAGCCTGGCCGCCATGGTGCATCTGGCCGCCGCAACACCCAACCTGACCTATGCGTGCGACACGCACTGGCCGTGGCGCCACGAAGACGTCGTCGCACCCGGCGCCCTGAACTTTTGTGACGGCGAGGTGCAGGTTCCCGCGACGCCCGGACTCGGCGTCGAGATCGACGAGGACGCTCTGGCCGCACTGCACGAGCAGTATCTGCGCTGCGGAATCCGCGACCGCGATGACACCGGGTACATGCGCAGCATCGATCCTGGTTTCAACGCGTCGGGACCGCGTTGGTAG
- a CDS encoding LysR substrate-binding domain-containing protein — MFSLSRLSCFIAVAEELHFGRAAERLHMTQPPLSRQIQQLENELGVHLIDRTTRSVTLTPAGVAFLPDARRILQLAEGAALNVKRVPAGDLGTVVIGFTAASAHAVLPRLLDAAREQLPDVTLDLREMVTAAQIEGLMTGELDLGMARPPLKRPGLVSRPLLHEQLIAALPASHPLVDVGRQLTLNDLDGQDMIMYSPVQARYFNELLISTFTIAGATPRYVQYVTQVHTMLVLVRSGIGIALVPASAATLHPEGVVFRSIGAFRERPVELDAVWRGDSTNPALLRLLRDVLPPREWTTDELVGEQIAY; from the coding sequence GTGTTCTCCTTGTCGAGACTGTCCTGCTTCATCGCGGTGGCCGAGGAACTGCATTTCGGGCGGGCCGCCGAGCGCCTGCACATGACGCAGCCCCCGCTCAGCCGGCAGATACAGCAGTTGGAGAACGAACTCGGGGTGCACCTGATCGACCGCACCACACGCTCGGTCACGCTCACCCCGGCCGGCGTCGCCTTCCTGCCGGATGCGCGGCGCATCCTGCAACTCGCAGAAGGCGCCGCGCTCAACGTCAAACGCGTCCCCGCGGGCGACCTGGGCACCGTGGTCATCGGTTTCACCGCGGCGTCGGCGCATGCGGTGTTGCCGCGTCTTCTCGACGCGGCCCGTGAGCAGTTGCCCGACGTGACGCTCGACCTGCGGGAGATGGTCACCGCCGCGCAGATCGAAGGGCTCATGACCGGTGAGCTCGACCTCGGCATGGCGCGGCCACCGCTCAAGCGCCCCGGCCTGGTGTCGCGGCCGCTGTTGCACGAGCAGTTGATCGCGGCGCTGCCCGCGTCGCATCCGCTGGTCGATGTGGGCCGTCAGCTCACCCTCAACGACCTCGACGGCCAGGACATGATCATGTACTCGCCCGTGCAGGCACGGTATTTCAACGAGCTGCTGATCAGTACGTTCACGATCGCGGGCGCCACCCCGCGCTACGTGCAGTACGTGACGCAGGTGCACACCATGCTGGTGCTGGTCCGCTCGGGCATCGGCATCGCGCTGGTGCCCGCGTCGGCCGCCACGCTGCATCCCGAGGGCGTGGTGTTCCGCTCAATCGGCGCGTTCCGGGAACGCCCCGTGGAGCTCGACGCGGTGTGGCGCGGCGACAGCACCAACCCCGCCCTGTTGCGTCTGCTGCGGGACGTGCTGCCCCCACGCGAATGGACCACCGACGAACTGGTGGGCGAGCAGATCGCCTACTGA
- a CDS encoding 5-dehydro-4-deoxyglucarate dehydratase, which yields MLDGVLFFPVTPFTASGDVDVDLLAQHVARGVEAGPGGVFIGCGTGEFHALEPEEMRTVVRTAVDAAAGRVPVYAGAGGPVASAKAFAQVAAESGADGLLLLPPYLVEMPQAGLVGYTRAVSAVTDLPLVVYNRNNARFTEGSAIEVAKLPNVVGFKDGTGDFDQVARIVRAVTDALENEGKPFQFFNGLPTAEVSQQAYRAIGVTLYSSATFAFAPDVSLAFYRALEDGKEPLVAALLRSFFHPLVRLRNKVPGYAVSLIKAGVTLGGLQAGPVRPPLIDAAPDDVDELQRILSAGRAVLADALVH from the coding sequence ATGCTCGACGGCGTCCTCTTCTTCCCCGTCACCCCGTTCACCGCGTCGGGTGACGTGGATGTGGACCTGCTCGCCCAGCACGTCGCCAGAGGCGTCGAAGCGGGACCCGGTGGAGTTTTCATCGGTTGCGGCACAGGCGAATTCCACGCCCTCGAACCCGAGGAGATGCGCACCGTGGTACGCACCGCGGTCGACGCGGCCGCAGGCCGGGTGCCGGTGTACGCAGGTGCGGGCGGCCCCGTCGCCTCGGCCAAGGCGTTCGCCCAGGTCGCCGCCGAGTCGGGTGCCGACGGCCTGCTGCTGTTGCCGCCGTATCTCGTCGAGATGCCGCAGGCCGGTCTCGTCGGGTACACACGCGCGGTCAGCGCCGTCACCGATCTGCCGCTCGTGGTCTACAACCGCAACAACGCACGGTTCACCGAGGGCTCGGCCATCGAGGTCGCCAAGCTTCCCAACGTCGTCGGATTCAAGGACGGCACAGGCGATTTCGATCAGGTAGCCCGCATCGTGCGTGCGGTGACCGACGCGCTGGAGAACGAGGGTAAGCCGTTCCAGTTCTTCAACGGCCTGCCGACAGCGGAGGTCTCGCAGCAGGCCTACCGGGCCATCGGGGTCACGCTGTACTCGTCGGCCACGTTCGCCTTCGCCCCCGACGTGTCGCTCGCGTTCTACCGGGCGCTGGAGGACGGGAAGGAACCACTGGTCGCCGCGCTGCTGCGGTCCTTCTTCCATCCACTTGTGCGCCTGCGCAACAAGGTGCCCGGTTATGCGGTGTCGCTGATCAAGGCCGGCGTCACCCTCGGTGGCCTGCAGGCCGGGCCGGTGCGCCCGCCGCTGATCGACGCCGCACCCGACGACGTGGACGAATTGCAGCGCATCCTCTCGGCGGGACGTGCGGTGCTCGCCGACGCGCTCGTGCACTAG
- a CDS encoding response regulator, translating into MTSADETRAIDILLVEDDPGDELITREAFEHNKIKNNLHVAHDGEEGLDFLYRRGPYADAPRPDLILLDLNLPKYDGRQLLEKIKSDENLCHIPIVVLTTSSAEEDILRSYKLHANAYVTKPVDLDQFMSAVRQIDEFFVQVVRLPQF; encoded by the coding sequence ATGACGTCAGCCGACGAAACCCGCGCGATCGACATCCTCCTGGTGGAGGACGATCCGGGCGACGAGCTCATCACGCGGGAAGCTTTCGAGCACAACAAGATCAAGAACAATCTGCACGTCGCGCACGACGGCGAAGAGGGGCTGGACTTCTTGTACCGGCGGGGACCCTACGCGGATGCACCCCGCCCGGACCTGATCTTGCTCGACCTCAACCTGCCCAAGTACGACGGCAGGCAACTGCTGGAGAAGATCAAGTCCGACGAGAACCTGTGCCACATCCCGATCGTGGTGCTGACGACCTCATCGGCCGAGGAAGACATCCTGCGCAGCTACAAGCTGCACGCGAACGCCTATGTCACCAAACCGGTTGACCTGGACCAGTTCATGAGCGCGGTGCGACAGATCGACGAGTTCTTCGTCCAGGTGGTGCGGTTACCGCAGTTCTGA
- a CDS encoding PP2C family protein-serine/threonine phosphatase, translating into MRAPFDRVIASPVDLTGPGQRRLSLLLVEDDRADAILVEELIADAPDIDFVWAKSMSDAERTLADHRPDCVLLDLNLPDAAGIDALHHLGKLDARIPIIVLTGLNDEHFGVSAVASGAQDYLVKGRVEPEMLRRAVLYAIERKRAELTSVDLHASQLRAQENARLERGLLPSPLLMEGSGVDIVVEARPSRQHALIGGDFYDVVQTPDRTVHVMIGDVAGHGPDEAALGVALRIGWRALTFAGLRGNERMRQLDRILTTERPGKGIFATLCSVALEPDSGRFTVVRAGHPGLLVHGNGTVDWLEPRPGAALGLGAREWPVNHYELPEGHGLLLLTDGLFEGHAGRGDERLGESGLLAVARALAATPGRDFVTSLINEAESRAQTHGGLSDDIAVIRVERSRR; encoded by the coding sequence ATGCGCGCGCCATTTGACCGAGTCATTGCGTCGCCCGTTGACCTAACTGGTCCGGGCCAGCGGCGCCTCTCCCTGCTGCTGGTCGAAGACGACCGTGCCGATGCCATCCTGGTCGAAGAACTGATCGCCGATGCTCCCGACATCGACTTCGTGTGGGCGAAATCGATGTCCGACGCCGAGCGGACGCTGGCCGACCACCGCCCCGACTGTGTCCTGCTCGACCTCAATCTTCCCGATGCGGCAGGGATCGACGCGCTTCATCACCTCGGCAAGCTGGACGCGCGGATCCCGATCATCGTGCTCACAGGCCTCAACGACGAGCACTTCGGCGTTTCCGCGGTGGCCTCGGGTGCGCAGGACTACCTGGTCAAAGGCCGTGTCGAACCGGAGATGCTGCGCCGCGCGGTCCTCTACGCCATCGAACGCAAACGCGCCGAGCTCACCTCGGTCGACCTGCACGCCAGCCAGCTGAGGGCTCAGGAGAACGCGCGCCTGGAGCGCGGGCTCCTGCCGTCCCCGCTGCTCATGGAGGGTTCGGGCGTCGACATCGTCGTCGAGGCGCGGCCCAGCCGCCAGCACGCCCTGATCGGCGGCGACTTCTACGACGTCGTGCAGACGCCCGACCGCACCGTCCACGTGATGATCGGTGACGTCGCAGGTCACGGACCTGATGAGGCCGCGCTCGGCGTTGCCCTGCGAATCGGGTGGCGCGCGCTGACCTTCGCAGGGCTGCGCGGTAACGAACGCATGCGCCAGCTCGACCGGATCCTGACCACCGAGCGTCCCGGCAAGGGCATCTTCGCCACGCTGTGCAGCGTGGCACTGGAACCCGACAGCGGACGCTTCACGGTGGTGCGTGCGGGTCACCCCGGCCTGCTGGTGCACGGCAACGGCACCGTCGACTGGCTCGAGCCGCGGCCCGGCGCCGCGCTGGGGCTGGGCGCCAGGGAGTGGCCCGTGAACCACTACGAGCTACCGGAGGGCCACGGGTTGCTGCTGTTGACCGACGGACTGTTCGAGGGCCACGCCGGACGTGGTGACGAGCGGCTGGGGGAGAGCGGCCTGCTCGCCGTCGCCCGCGCGCTCGCCGCGACGCCCGGGCGGGACTTCGTCACCTCGCTGATCAACGAGGCCGAGTCACGTGCGCAGACGCACGGCGGCCTCTCCGATGACATCGCCGTGATACGTGTGGAGCGCTCGCGCAGATGA
- a CDS encoding anti-sigma factor, with product MTDAGESTSFIKAGVVAAPERAAQLRREFSEWLGTHFTLDPVKASDIVLAVNEALANAAEFAYTNATEPGLMHVRADYDTGAETLTVVVADEGTWRIGDTDHKNPARGRGIPLMHALTDRAVIDATPTGTKVRLQWENIARSVTSELR from the coding sequence ATGACAGACGCAGGCGAGTCAACCAGTTTCATCAAGGCGGGCGTAGTTGCCGCCCCGGAACGCGCCGCCCAGTTGCGGCGCGAATTCTCGGAATGGCTCGGCACGCATTTCACGCTCGACCCGGTGAAGGCCAGTGACATCGTCCTGGCCGTCAACGAGGCGCTGGCCAACGCGGCGGAGTTTGCCTACACCAACGCCACAGAACCCGGTCTGATGCACGTGCGCGCCGATTACGACACCGGGGCCGAGACCCTCACGGTCGTCGTCGCCGACGAGGGCACATGGCGGATAGGCGACACCGATCACAAGAATCCGGCACGGGGGCGCGGCATCCCGTTGATGCACGCGCTCACCGACCGTGCCGTCATCGACGCGACGCCCACCGGCACCAAGGTGCGCCTGCAGTGGGAGAACATCGCCCGCAGCGTCACCTCAGAACTGCGGTAA
- a CDS encoding STAS domain-containing protein, which yields MTSQDPANCTVEERRLGDITVVAVTGTVDMLTAPKLEDAIGSAAKSEPSAVVVDLSAVDFLASAGMGVLVAAHGELAPAVRLVVVADGPATSRPLKLVGIADVVDLFATLDEALSSLKT from the coding sequence ATGACGAGCCAGGACCCGGCGAACTGCACGGTGGAGGAACGCCGCCTAGGAGACATCACTGTGGTGGCGGTCACCGGAACGGTGGACATGCTGACCGCACCGAAGCTCGAAGACGCGATCGGTTCCGCTGCCAAGAGCGAGCCGTCGGCCGTGGTGGTCGATCTGAGCGCGGTGGATTTCCTTGCCTCCGCGGGCATGGGCGTGCTGGTGGCAGCACACGGCGAACTCGCGCCGGCGGTGCGCCTGGTGGTCGTGGCGGACGGCCCGGCGACGAGCAGACCGCTCAAACTTGTCGGAATCGCCGACGTGGTCGACCTGTTCGCCACGCTCGACGAAGCCCTCTCGTCGTTGAAGACATAA
- a CDS encoding 2-hydroxyacid dehydrogenase has product MVDVSAQEETDRGPQGVLQVGPLKPSLNQTLVSTYGAYVLPDGPERADFLAEHGGRITVAVTSGRTGVDAELMSALPNLGAVVNFGVGYDTTDVDAAAARDIVVSNTPDVLSDCVADTAVGLLIDVMRRFSASDRYVRAGRWVTDGNYPLAHKVSGSRVGIIGLGRIGTAIATRLGAFGCTISYHNRREIEGSGYRYVGSAADLAAQVDVLIIAAAGGAGTRHLVDRAVLDALGPDGYLVNIARGSVVDEDALVEALADGRLAGAGLDVFTDEPNVPEALLGMDNVVLLPHVGSATVETRNAMEALTLANLDAYLKTGELVTPVPMPAPTPAQ; this is encoded by the coding sequence GTGGTGGATGTGTCCGCTCAAGAGGAAACCGACCGCGGCCCGCAGGGCGTCCTGCAGGTCGGCCCGCTCAAACCGTCCCTGAACCAGACCCTCGTGTCCACCTACGGCGCGTACGTGCTGCCCGACGGCCCCGAACGCGCGGACTTCCTCGCCGAGCACGGTGGCCGGATCACGGTGGCCGTGACCTCGGGCCGTACCGGCGTCGACGCCGAACTGATGTCGGCGTTGCCCAATCTCGGCGCGGTGGTGAACTTCGGCGTCGGGTACGACACCACCGACGTCGACGCGGCCGCCGCACGCGACATCGTGGTCAGCAACACCCCGGACGTACTCAGCGACTGCGTCGCCGACACCGCGGTCGGGTTGCTGATCGACGTGATGCGCAGATTCTCGGCGTCCGACCGATACGTGCGCGCGGGCCGTTGGGTCACCGACGGTAATTACCCTCTGGCGCACAAGGTTTCGGGTTCACGCGTCGGGATCATCGGGCTCGGCCGCATCGGCACCGCGATCGCGACCCGGCTCGGCGCATTCGGCTGCACCATCAGCTACCACAACCGCCGCGAGATCGAGGGCAGCGGTTACCGCTACGTGGGTTCGGCCGCCGACCTCGCCGCGCAGGTCGACGTGCTGATCATCGCCGCGGCAGGCGGTGCGGGCACGCGTCACCTCGTCGACCGCGCGGTGCTCGACGCGCTCGGACCCGACGGCTACCTGGTCAACATCGCCCGCGGCAGCGTCGTCGACGAGGACGCGCTCGTCGAGGCGCTGGCCGACGGCAGGCTCGCGGGCGCGGGTCTGGATGTGTTCACCGACGAACCCAACGTGCCGGAGGCGCTGCTGGGGATGGACAACGTGGTGCTGCTGCCGCATGTCGGAAGCGCAACCGTCGAGACCAGGAACGCGATGGAGGCGCTCACGCTGGCCAACCTCGACGCCTACCTCAAGACCGGAGAACTCGTCACACCGGTGCCCATGCCGGCCCCGACACCGGCTCAGTAG
- a CDS encoding sensor histidine kinase, with the protein MRLTVQGWQNLVLSVMGVVVFTGAIAGAVLVGRTDTLSDELINEIQPARVAAYQLQAALRDQETAVRGYAIAADPQFLAPYDEGQQAEADAAASIRDDLDGRDQLLADLAVIEKAAAAWRAAYADPMIASIQPGRPHIGNDMVAERGKAQFDQLRGLFDVQNRHLSEARNVGIEDMERMRTWRNSVLIAMIVAFFAMAVVLAVLVRNAVNRPLAALAASCRRITEGNFTERIEPKGPKDIRAIAIDVEDMRQRIVDELDASKQARLALDEQAEELRRSNAELEQFAYVASHDLQEPLRKVASFCQLLERRYGDKLDERGVEYIGFAVDGAKRMQVLINDLLTFSRVGRLYSTTTEVDLNAVVDAALNNISTAVEESGAEIIRPQEPLPHIDGDPTLLIMVWQNLLGNAVKFRRDGVAPRIVIECHAQTGGGVDSWLFTVSDNGIGISEEFVDKVFVIFQRLHGRDSYSGTGIGLALCKKIIEHHGGNIWIDTSYTGGTRFCFTLPVMPTNKPGVLTDAQLEGNNT; encoded by the coding sequence ATGAGATTGACGGTACAAGGCTGGCAGAACCTGGTTCTGTCGGTCATGGGAGTTGTGGTCTTCACGGGTGCGATCGCCGGTGCCGTGCTCGTCGGCCGCACCGACACCCTCTCCGATGAGCTGATCAACGAGATCCAGCCGGCCCGTGTCGCGGCCTATCAACTGCAGGCCGCGCTGCGCGACCAGGAGACGGCGGTGCGCGGTTACGCAATCGCGGCCGACCCCCAGTTCCTGGCCCCGTATGACGAAGGGCAGCAGGCCGAGGCCGATGCCGCGGCGAGCATCCGCGACGATCTCGACGGCCGCGACCAACTCCTCGCCGATCTCGCCGTGATCGAAAAGGCTGCTGCGGCTTGGCGTGCCGCCTACGCAGATCCGATGATCGCGAGTATTCAGCCCGGACGCCCGCACATCGGCAACGACATGGTCGCCGAGCGCGGTAAAGCGCAGTTCGACCAGCTGCGTGGACTTTTCGACGTCCAGAACCGCCATCTCAGCGAGGCGCGCAACGTCGGCATCGAGGACATGGAACGCATGCGTACGTGGCGCAACAGCGTGCTGATCGCGATGATCGTGGCGTTCTTCGCAATGGCGGTGGTGCTGGCGGTGCTGGTGCGCAACGCCGTCAACCGTCCGCTGGCCGCACTTGCCGCGTCGTGCCGCAGGATCACCGAGGGCAACTTCACCGAGCGCATCGAACCGAAGGGTCCCAAGGACATTCGCGCGATCGCCATCGACGTCGAGGACATGCGCCAGCGCATCGTGGATGAACTCGACGCGTCCAAGCAGGCGCGCCTGGCGCTCGACGAGCAGGCCGAGGAACTGCGCCGGTCCAACGCCGAACTCGAGCAGTTCGCCTACGTGGCCTCACATGATCTGCAGGAGCCGCTGCGCAAGGTCGCCTCGTTCTGTCAGCTGCTCGAACGGCGTTATGGCGACAAACTCGACGAGCGCGGCGTCGAGTACATCGGTTTCGCCGTCGACGGCGCCAAACGCATGCAGGTGCTGATCAACGACCTGCTCACGTTCTCACGCGTGGGCCGGCTCTATTCGACGACCACCGAGGTCGATCTCAACGCGGTGGTCGACGCCGCGCTGAACAACATCTCCACCGCGGTCGAGGAATCGGGCGCCGAGATCATCCGGCCGCAAGAACCGCTGCCGCACATCGACGGTGACCCCACGCTGTTGATCATGGTGTGGCAGAACCTCCTCGGCAACGCGGTGAAGTTCCGCCGCGACGGGGTGGCGCCCCGTATCGTCATCGAGTGCCACGCCCAGACCGGCGGCGGCGTGGACAGCTGGCTGTTCACGGTGTCCGACAACGGCATCGGCATCTCCGAGGAATTCGTCGACAAGGTGTTCGTGATCTTCCAGCGGCTCCACGGCCGCGACAGCTACAGCGGCACCGGTATCGGACTTGCCCTGTGCAAGAAGATCATCGAGCACCACGGCGGCAACATCTGGATCGACACGTCTTACACGGGCGGAACCCGGTTCTGTTTCACCTTGCCTGTCATGCCCACAAACAAGCCGGGCGTCCTCACCGACGCCCAGCTGGAAGGAAACAACACATGA